The window TGTTTTGGCAAGAGCCATGGAGGGAGCAGTATGCGTTGCCGCCGTGTGAAGGCCAGCAGGGAACGCGAGGTGCCGCGGGTCACTTACCATGTTTCCCAGCCTCCTCGGAGGCAGCGCAGGAAGGAGGGCTCACCAGAATACCGTGCTGAGTAGGGAAAAACAGCCCTGCCCTGAGCCTTGGATGCTGGAACCGAAGGAGGGCTCTTCCTTGGGTTGCGCTGTCCCACTCACCACAGAGGCAACGATGCAGCAGCAGGTTGTTTTGGCTCCTAGGTTCAGGCTTTAGGAAGGGCAGCGTCTCCCAGAGCCCAAGAGGAGCTGTAGGGGAAAAAAGAGCTCAGCAACAGTCGTGGGAGAGTCTGGAGACACCCAGGAGACCAGAACTGGCaggaggtgctgctgctgctgctgcaaacctTTAAATGCTgcaccacagctctcctgcttgGAGTCACCCAGACGCAGGAACCCGCAGCCCCCCATCCCAGGTTTCCAGCTGTAGCGGGGAGTCCCAAAAGCAACTCTCCGCAGAGAAACAGCATCCGCACCACTGCCACGCACGCTGTCAGCGTGCAGGCACCTGCTGGCAGGAGGGATGCCCTGAGACACACCTGCAGCAAGAACAAGCATTGCCACCGAAAAAAACACCAAAGCTGGCGCTTTCAGCAAGAAGAATTTGACTATCCACAGGACCCATTTCCTTGAAGAACTATGTCTGGTTTCTCCACTTCCTACTCAGGAAACCCCAGCCAGATCGGGGAGAAAAGGACTGTTTTCCtcaccccactgcacccccctttCTCACCTGACGGACTGCTGCCAGGACCAGGGGCAGAGCTGGCACAGCGGGTGCCCAGTCACCCACTCAGAGATGCTGGTGTGATTTCTCTGACGAGTTGCTTCAGGGCCAAGACCTGCTCCTCTAAGGCCTGGTTCTTCTCCTCAGTGCACTTCTGCTTCAGCTCGGCCACCCGCAGGGCCTTCGCGAGCTCTCTGTTCCCCTCGTGGAGGTCCTCGATCAGCAGTTTGCTCCTGGTGTTCCCAGAGAGCTGGGCCTACCGCAGGGACAGGAGGCTCAGGGTTCAGCGTCCACGTGCAGCAGTCCCAGCCGGGCACAGACACGCAGCGCCGAGCCCTCTCTCACGCTCACCTCCGCATCCTTGAGCCGAGCTGCTTTCTCCGCCAGCACCGCTTCGGCGCTCCGCAGGTCGCGCTCCAGCCCCTCCGCCCGCTCTGCTGCCGCCTGCAGCAGCCGCTCGTGCTCCTCCTGCAGCAGGCAACAACGCTCTGCGCTGGGTGGTCCCAGGGCCTGTGCAGCGGCCCCTGACTCGCCCGGACCGTGCGTTTCCCAGGGCCCCGCTCCCAGACCTTCACGCTCCCTGAAGGAGAGTGTGGGAGGATCGGCGGAGGAGGGGCAGGATGCAgacagcaccctgggggggggcCTACAGCAGCACATCCTCCCCTAGGTCAGCACCAACCTGCTTTAAGACAAAGCACAGCTTTTCCTGCAATGTTGTCTACAAGAACAAGCCTATGATTTTTCCCTCTCACTACCATGCCCAGAAAAACCCTGGAAGAGATGTAGTTAGGTCTCCTTGGATGCAGTTTCTGGTCCTGCTCATTTTAATTCCTTAAGTTATAAAATGCTCCATCTGCACACAGGCTGGTTTGACTGAACCACAGTGGCCTGCAGGACAAACTCACCAAAACCCTGTGCTGGCTCCCGCTCCGCCCGGAAGGCTAAGCCTTCCTTCTCCAGCCCAAGCCACTACAGCACAGCTCTCCGTGGGCTCCAGCTGAGGTATCCAGCCTGGGATAGGTGGGCCGGAGCAGGGAGGGCTCCTGTTTGAGCACAGGGTGATGACCATGTTCACGAGGACTGAAAATTGCGGGGGGACTTGGAAGAGCACGTGTATGGTCCTTGGGGGCTCCTGATGTAGCATCCTCCACCCAAACCCCCAGCGGCCTCAAGCAGCGCTGCCTCCCCGGGCCCCTCGTccgagctcccgcagcccctgccTACCtgggtgctggccagctgcctgcACGCCTGCTCAGCCTGGCGGCGGAGGTTTTCCTGGAGCCGCCGAGCCTCgcactgctcctctctcaggctGCTTTGCACCTGCTCAAACTGGCTCTTTGGCACCATGTTGCGCATCTGGGCCTTcgcctgctgcagctgcagcacgTGCCGAGTCCGGGCCAGGCTCAGGCTTGCTTTGGCTTCTAAGAGCTGCATCAGAGAAAAGCCAAAAGCTGGTTGCAGCAGCAGGACGGGCCCCGGGGTGCTGCACGGTGCAGGGGGCGGGCAGCACCCTCAGCCCCCCAGCTTCCACAGCAGCATGGCCACAGCGGGGCAGCAGGAGTGCGGGGGTGGCGCTCGCCAGGTGGTCTGCACAGCCGGGGATGGAGAGCGCTGCAAGCTGGAGAAACAGCCCTGTCGCTCAGAGATGCTCCCCTGGCTGAGCAGCGGAGCAGTGGGAGCAGTGGCTGCCGACGGCATCCCGAGAGAGGGAGTGCCAGCACAACGGACGGCAGTGGCGGAAGGCAGAGGGTGCTCGCCTGGCTTTGCTCTCAGACACATCCCAGGCCACCCAGGGTTCAGTCCCTGCTTGCGCTACCCGTCCTCTGCTTCCCGCTATCAACCAAGGGCAAACCTGCTACTGGGCGATGGGTCTGGACCAGCTTTGCCCCAGCGCTACCTCGGGGGCCAAACCCTACTGGAAAGCTGGCCCGGAGCCTGTCTCGGGAGAGGAATACTAACACATTGGGAGATTTGCTACACATCACCTTCCACCCCCCCACAATGGTCTCTGTTCCCTTGCTTTCATCACCTGGTTTCCCTCCCCTCGGACATGGCCCACCTGGCCCGTGCTGTCCCTGCCCAGCCCCTACCTGGTCCTGCCGCTCCTCCAGCTCCTCTCTCAGCCGGGCCGTGGCGAACCGCCGCGCCTGGCACTCCTGTGTGAGCCGCCTCAGCTcagcctccatctcctccccccgCCTGGcctgcatggcacagggacaGAGGGGACACCACAAGGGTGGCCGTGAGCAAGGACCCATCCCCACAGGGCCTCCATCCCTGCCGTCCCACCCCCAAGTTTCACCTGGGCTGGCTTTGGACACATCCGAGTGGGAAGGTGAGTCCCTTTGCCCCCACAAAGAGGAAGATGAGAGTCTTTTCAGCTTTGGAAAGGCACCTAACACAGCACTGAGGGGCAACGCCAACATCACAGGGACCGCTCTCAGCAGCCTGCAACCCCACAACGGACCAGACACCGCCCAGGGCACCTACCTTCTCCTGGGAGGCCCTGAGCTGCTGCCGGAGCAGCTCCATCTCCATCCGatatgctgcctgctgctggtggCTCTCCTGCTCCAGCCTTGTGGCCGTCTCCACTCCTCGTAGCCTCTGGCTCCGCTGTCGGACGGGGCCACGGCCGGTGCCGTGGCTGGCTTCGTGGTCACAAAGCTCACAACCTGGCTGACACATGTGGGCATTCAGATGGGAGATCTCCCCCTTGCTCTTCTTGCTCTGGAAAAGTGTGAGGACAACAACTCAACCTTCACATGAAAGTTTGGGCTGGGAAGGGGGCGACGGAGACTTAACGTGTCCCATGCTGTCCCTGCTGGATCCCCACCCAGGATCATCCCTGTTGCTGCAGGGCCTTGTGTGCACCTAGGACAAGTGCCCCAACAGCCCACATCAACACCGAAAGGCACCATTCCTCAGACACTGTTCCTACGACACCATTCCCAGCAGTAACGCTGAGTAACATGCAGTTTCTGGCCCATGCTGACATGCTGGCAGAAAACCCTGTATCTAATGCCAGGGTGGTAGCACATCCCATATCCCATAACTTTTCCTCTTAGCCTCCCAGGAAAACAGACCATAGACACAGATCTCCTCCAACGGAGGAAAAGCATCCAGTGGGCAGCAGCCTGGCCTAAATTTTACGGAGGCTGAAGTTCAGTGAGGGTCTGACGCAAAGGCCCTCCCCATTGCAGCTGGCAGCGCCGAAGGGCACAAAAGATCTGTCCAAAACCTAGTTTGTGGTCAGCAGTCAGGAGGAATCCCAGGAATGGGGTGAGGACTTGACAGCCTGCATCCCATGTCCATGTTGCGCACAGGGGATCCTGGCCAGGCCTCGGGCACACACACATCTAAGTGCTTGTGAGCACATGGGCGTGAGGGTGGGAATGAGCAAAATCTCCGAGAGAATGAGTGCAAGTGGGTAAAAATCAACATCTTTAGAGATTTTGCAATACGTAtcaccttccccttctgtaaaatCCTACACTGGCTTTTGTTACACAAATTTTCCCTACCCAAAAAGCTGTAAAACAAAGCTGGTTCTTCAAAGCAAGACCAGATTTGGATGTTTGAAACAAATGttccctttttcctctgtaaGCACACGAAGTTTTTGTCCTGCTAAATCCTTCAGCCAAGTGCCTGCCAGTTAGCACTGACGGCTTCTTACCAACTCAGTTAACTCTTCTGTTTCAGCCAGATCCTGCACCTTCTCTCGGCGCAACTCACTCCTGTGTTTCCTGTTGGGGAGAGGAATATGATCAGCTTCAGCCCAAAGAGCTGCAAACCACAGCCCCTTAAAAAGGGCCTAGTTTTGGGGTCCCACGAGTGTCTGCTGCCACCAGCCGCCCACCCTGCCTGATGGAGGTCACTGCTCCCTTCTGAGCTGCTCCTAAAGAGACCCCTAACCACTTCAGGTTTCAGTCTGCAATGGAAAGCAAAACCAGGCCAAAGCGGACATGGTTCTGAATTGATGTGAGAGTAGGCCAGGTGCCTCTGCCCCGATGATGCGGCCCAACCTGCTGAGGACATCCAAGTGCTACAACTTTGTCAGAGCCCCAAAAGTCAGGGCATGAAGGACAGTGGGAAAGCCAGCTTAGCAGGACTCTTGGGACCATCTGCACTGGGCACCTGGTTCCCCTTGGATTTATGGCTCAGTCGGTGCCCCCAGATCCCAAGCTTCCAAAGGCAGCAGTAAGCCACTGGCCAAATGGTTTTGTAGCCAAGAAGTCCATCCTTTTCTCCCTCAACACACacctctccccacagccttacccAAACCTGGCTCCTGCCCCGGTGATCTGGCCTGCCCAAGCCTTTGGCTGACTGGGCCCTGCCTGGTGCTGGCTGCTTTAGCACAGGCCCAAGGGAGTGGGAGTGTTGCCTTCCTCGGAAAGAAGCAACTCGAACAGGTCGAGGCAGCTGAAATCTGGCAAATGTGCCTGAGCAGCTGCCCCTTGCACAAGCTCTTCACCCGTCTGCCAGCCTCCCATGGCTGGCTGCGTCCTCTCTTACTCATGCTcgctgctcttctcctctgccacCCTTGGCTCTCGCTGGAGGCTCCCAAGCTGACTTTTCTGCAAGCTGCTCCCCTCCAGCAGCTGGCAGGGCTCTCCCCCGCAGGGAGAGACGGCAGAGTGAGAAACCCATGCGAAAGCCCAATTTGCTCTTGGCATCTACACAGGCTCCCTGCTTTATCCCATTGGCTTTGTAAGGACAACAAGAACTAAAGAAATCCAAGGAACATCCATCCAATGCATCTTGCATGCAAAATGTGTGGGAGATGCCAGCAGAGAAGGAGCAGGTCTTCAAGAGGGAAAAAGACAAATGGGATTAGCCAGATCATAAATCAGACCCAGAATTTGTGTGGCTTCCAATtagcagaaattattttgcaggccTGCCAAGGAGCAGAAATTAAATGATTTGGCTTAAGACAGGCCCAAATGGTTAAGCAGGTGGTAAGTCCAACCCTTCAACTTCGGTACAGCCACGTCTCGAGAAGTCAGCTCGCTTGTGAGGCCTCTGGACTTTCCTGGTGCTGGAGACGATGGCTATGAGCCCAAACACAAGGTAGCCCCTCTGCCTCTTCGTCCTTCCACTCCTACCGGTAGCCCCAGCCCACCCACGAGGCCATGAGTACTGGCGCCTGTGGGAAAGCAGCTCAGACCTGTGTTAAACAGGACAGTCCCATCCAACAGCTACTGCAAACCTCCGGGTCCAAGCAGGACCCAAATTCCTTTGGAGAtgacagggaggagagcactgcAGTTTGTGACACTGCACGTGGGAGGCAGAGGACCTGAGCAGGGATGATTTTGCTCTCTCCTCCCAACAAGCAAGCAAGGGGAAGAGTGCAGAGACCACGGTGGGGATTGTTTTCCGGTCAGTGCACATCTTCAAGCTGCAACAGCTTCAGTTTCACACTGctcctttccctctccagctCTGTTTTGACAGCCTGTATGTCATGTTCCCCCCCCGTGCTGCTGTCTCGGTCTGTCTCTCAGGgcattttttctcttctggcCCTCCAGATCAAGTCTGTCACTGGCCCGACAtgctgctgtgtctgctgcaTGGAGCCAAACCTTCTAACTTTGCTCTCTTTGGTCTGCTTCCCAAGCACGTGCCCTTGTCCATTGAGATCTCATTTCTCCACAATGAATGCTTTCAGCTTTGGCTCCAGCCTCTGGATTGAGGGGGCCATCCATTGcaacagagacatctgcactccATCTGCATCGGTGTGTCACAAGATCTTTAATTTCTTCTCTGTTCCTTCAGTGCTGAGGTTGCAGCAGGGGATTTTGGTCTATCTCCTCACCTGACTCTCAGGGACCCGCTCCTTTCCATCCAGAGGGCAGTTCTCCACACATCTtgtcccttccaacatcagccCCTCGATCTCTGCAGTAAACCCAGTTCATCCTAATGCTCTTTTTCTACCTTTCCTTCTCAACAGCCAGTGTCTTGCAAATCTTGACTTGCTCTTCGTTcaccttctcttccctcttcagCTGCATCTTCTTCCACCAAGAGCCCACAGCCTTTTCCTCCCACTCTCACTGCTGCCTCTCCTGGGCATGCTGCTCTCAAAGGTCTCCTCTGTGAGCCTTGGGAAATCACCTCCTCTCACACTGATGTTACTGCAACAAAGTCTTAAAGCTGTCCTCGTCCTGGCCTTGACAGCTCTTGATTAAGCTCAACCTCTGCATCTTTTCTGAAAGAATGTTTTGCTGACCTGCATTTGATAGCACACATGGCAGGCACAGGTTGAAAAGCTCAGCCAGCCCCAGAATGTATTTGTGCAAGAGAGGGAATGCAAAGTTTTCTTTGGGTTGCAAAGTCAAGGCAACTACATCAGCGCTTCAGAACGATCCCACACCATTCAGCACGTCTCAAAGACTCATCCATCTGATGTTTTCAGACAGCTCTGAAAGCGCCACACTACGGCCAGTCCCTGCACCAGTCACCGGGGATGGTAGTAATATGGCTCAAACGCCCTGTATCCCTCTGTTATTTGGGGTTGCCCCTGCTCTACTACGGACCTCAGTCAAGTTGCTTCTCTTCTCTCACACCTACCCTGTATCTCAGCTCCCCAGGCCTAAAACAGGGATCACAGCCTAGCAAAATCCTCAGCATGTGCGTGACCAAAGGGGACTTTGCTCCTGACAAGAGGTAGCAAAGAACACGAGGGTTCAGGGAGGGGCAGCAGGATGAGAGGCAGGAGAGAAGCTCGTGGCCAGTGGTGGGATgtgctgggaggaaggagggagcagaGAGGAACAGGCACCAGTTTCCGGTCTGATTCCTCTCCAGTCTCTTCCATTTGCTTCCCTTTTTGGCCTCTGGGGAGACTGCAGAACCAGCACCACAGGCACAGGAAGGTGCTGAAACATTTAGTGACTCCCTTACTCTTCTGCCAGCCAGGCTCCTTTGACCAAATAGAGAAATTTAGGCTGATTTTTGCCGCTGCTAAGAGAGCGGGTGGTGGTGATCTAACGAGGAGAGGCAGGTTTGCTGAAGAAccaaggacagagagacagacagagacagacagaactGGAAAAGGCTGGTGAAAGCTGTCTTATTTCCCTCACTGTTTTGGGGCACAGTCTATGCTGAGCACTGCCTTTAACACGAGTGTGAAGAACACTCAGGGAAACCTtctgcattttgaaataaaagccCTCACGTAGGGGAAGTTTAGTCTTCTCACTGTGAACAGCTGCAATATTGCCCagattttcttccaaaataaGGAAGTTCTCCAGCTCTGTGAGAAATTTCCCCAACCCACTCTGGTATGAGCAGGGGATGCGCCCATCCCCAGTCTCCCACTAAGCTCCAGAAAGCGAACGGTGCCAGACCTTAGGCTCGATCCATCCCCGCACTCTGTCATCAGCTCTTCTCCTTCCTGAGCCAGTTGCTGCCCCAGATGGCAAATGTCTTTGGTGTGCTGTTGTTCCACCTTGGCCCGCTCCGTCTCAAACCTCTCCTCCAGCTCCGGGCTCCACACACATTTTTGCTCTTTCAGGCCATCAGTTATAGCCCAATATTTTGCAGCTCtttcttccaagtctcttttCTGCTCCTCCACCTTGCTCATCTCAGCCTTGAACTTTTCCTCATTGTCCTTCCTCTCACTCTCAAAGCTCTTCTTCATCAACTCAATTTTCTGCTTGTAGTAGTTTACCTGTGGGGGAGACAGGACTGGGTTATTAGTACCGTGCTCCTGAGAGCCCCCCTCGCCTGCAGTCAGCTGTGAATCACAGCGATCTAGCGGTGGCTTCAGGAACACACTTCACGCAGCTCTGGTTCCTACTGAACCTAGGACAATAACCAGTTTCATGCAGCAGCCTCTAATAAGCAGATATCAGAGGAGTTTAGTGGGTCCCAGCCTTTCCCAGCGAGTGTTGCTGCTCCCCCCTCTCTCCATGTTTGCAACACTGGGACCCTGGCAAGGAGAAAGGAGAGGCTGGGGCATCATCCACCACTGCTTTGTCCTTCTTCTACCCTGCAGCGTGGTTCCTTGTCCCAGAGGTGACAGCGAGGGGCTGCCACTCCCCATGTCTCCCCTGTAAAAGCTGGAAACCCCAGGATTTGATGAGAACAGAGACAGGACTGTGAAGCAGGCAGAAGGAGAACAGCAGGCAGCTGTGTGCCCCCTGAACTGTCAGCTGTAGGACAATTTAGGAtttactctcacagtggctgcaATGGAAATCCAGCAAGCATCCCTGGCTTGTGCAAAAGGAGGAGTGCAAGGTGAAAACTGAGGCCTCTTGCACGAGCATTCGCTGCTGTCTAAAAGGAGCACTGGGCTCACGCGGTCACCTTAGGATGTGTGAGTTAAAAGTGCCACAAGCCTGGGGAAATGGGGCTCTGATACTTCCCAGGcttgctgcttctccttttgGTCCTTTTGGCCAGTAGTACTGCACCAGCGACGCTGAGCAGAGTTAATCTCTAGTCCCGCATAGGTAGCGAGAACCGCACAAACCTTTTGCAATGTGACAGAGGCTCCTACAGAGCCTTTGTCAGCCTGCGGGGGCTCCAAACCCTGCTACCAGCTAAAATGGGCAGGGGAGCACCCCAGCAGAGAGAGGGGGTACCACTCTGCCCCCCAGCCTGGATGGAGAGAGACCCAGCAGCCCTCCTGGAGCAGACGCCAGAGCTTACAGAGCAGCCTCTCTGCAGCAGGGAGACGAGATGTCCCCTTCTCCGCTCACTAGGCAGCTGTGCTGGGAAGCCGGGACATTCCCCTCCACAACCCTGGC is drawn from Apteryx mantelli isolate bAptMan1 chromosome 3, bAptMan1.hap1, whole genome shotgun sequence and contains these coding sequences:
- the NINL gene encoding ninein-like protein isoform X1, with translation MVPGSRIQHAAVASYECKLRCLRIRVRQICRERDKARLDLEEAERRCLQLMGEVDEHCAAHEYSQGKLRDIQTEMKAKDLLLQQATKRQAKLEAAARFLQGKEASLRGRLNLTMKENTQLQNKVTEMAEKLVASEKLVLELQKELDLIIKDKLGQVEPHSTEVLNQDERFAEIILEYERQCQVLWDQNDTLRRELERLRLQLRESKAQARCQESKAERVLPAGGLSSQSSSLPVCLSPSAPVPNSACTETALTMEQLQDQLQDLKVQLETKVNYYKQKIELMKKSFESERKDNEEKFKAEMSKVEEQKRDLEERAAKYWAITDGLKEQKCVWSPELEERFETERAKVEQQHTKDICHLGQQLAQEGEELMTECGDGSSLRKHRSELRREKVQDLAETEELTELSKKSKGEISHLNAHMCQPGCELCDHEASHGTGRGPVRQRSQRLRGVETATRLEQESHQQQAAYRMEMELLRQQLRASQEKARRGEEMEAELRRLTQECQARRFATARLREELEERQDQLLEAKASLSLARTRHVLQLQQAKAQMRNMVPKSQFEQVQSSLREEQCEARRLQENLRRQAEQACRQLASTQEEHERLLQAAAERAEGLERDLRSAEAVLAEKAARLKDAEAQLSGNTRSKLLIEDLHEGNRELAKALRVAELKQKCTEEKNQALEEQVLALKQLVREITPASLSG
- the NINL gene encoding ninein-like protein isoform X3 produces the protein MVPGSRIQHAAVASYECKLRCLRIRVRQICRERDKARLDLEEAERRCLQLMGEVDEHCAAHEYSQGKLRDIQTEMKAKDLLLQQATKRQAKLEAAARFLQGKEASLRGRLNLTMKLGQVEPHSTEVLNQDERFAEIILEYERQCQVLWDQNDTLRRELERLRLQLRESKAQARCQESKAERVLPAGGLSSQSSSLPVCLSPSAPVPNSACTETALTMEQLQDQLQDLKVQLETKVNYYKQKIELMKKSFESERKDNEEKFKAEMSKVEEQKRDLEERAAKYWAITDGLKEQKCVWSPELEERFETERAKVEQQHTKDICHLGQQLAQEGEELMTECGDGSSLRKHRSELRREKVQDLAETEELTELSKKSKGEISHLNAHMCQPGCELCDHEASHGTGRGPVRQRSQRLRGVETATRLEQESHQQQAAYRMEMELLRQQLRASQEKARRGEEMEAELRRLTQECQARRFATARLREELEERQDQLLEAKASLSLARTRHVLQLQQAKAQMRNMVPKSQFEQVQSSLREEQCEARRLQENLRRQAEQACRQLASTQEEHERLLQAAAERAEGLERDLRSAEAVLAEKAARLKDAEAQLSGNTRSKLLIEDLHEGNRELAKALRVAELKQKCTEEKNQALEEQVLALKQLVREITPASLSG
- the NINL gene encoding ninein-like protein isoform X2 encodes the protein MVPGSRIQHAAVASYECKLRCLRIRVRQICRERDKARLDLEEAERRCLQLMGEVDEHCAAHEYSQGKLRDIQTEMKAKDLLLQQATKRQAKLEAAARFLQGKEASLRGRLNLTMKENTQLQNKVTEMAEKLVASEKLVLELQKELDLIIKDKLGQVEPHSTEVLNQDERFAEIILEYERQCQVLWDQNDTLRRELERLRLQLRESKAQARCQESKAERVLPAGVCLSPSAPVPNSACTETALTMEQLQDQLQDLKVQLETKVNYYKQKIELMKKSFESERKDNEEKFKAEMSKVEEQKRDLEERAAKYWAITDGLKEQKCVWSPELEERFETERAKVEQQHTKDICHLGQQLAQEGEELMTECGDGSSLRKHRSELRREKVQDLAETEELTELSKKSKGEISHLNAHMCQPGCELCDHEASHGTGRGPVRQRSQRLRGVETATRLEQESHQQQAAYRMEMELLRQQLRASQEKARRGEEMEAELRRLTQECQARRFATARLREELEERQDQLLEAKASLSLARTRHVLQLQQAKAQMRNMVPKSQFEQVQSSLREEQCEARRLQENLRRQAEQACRQLASTQEEHERLLQAAAERAEGLERDLRSAEAVLAEKAARLKDAEAQLSGNTRSKLLIEDLHEGNRELAKALRVAELKQKCTEEKNQALEEQVLALKQLVREITPASLSG
- the NINL gene encoding ninein-like protein isoform X4; this translates as MVPGSRIQHAAVASYECKLRCLRIRVRQICRERDKARLDLEEAERRCLQLMGEVDEHCAAHEYSQGKLRDIQTEMKAKDLLLQQATKRQAKLEAAARFLQGKEASLRGRLNLTMKENTQLQNKVTEMAEKLVASEKLVLELQKELDLIIKDKLGQVEPHSTEVLNQDERFAEIILEYERQCQVLWDQNDTLRRELERLRLQLRESKAQARCQESKAERVLPAGGLSSQSSSLPVCLSPSAPVPNSACTETALTMEQLQDQLQDLKVQLETKVNYYKQKIELMKKSFESERKDNEEKFKAEMSKVEEQKRDLEERAAKYWAITDGLKEQKCVWSPELEERFETERAKVEQQHTKDICHLGQQLAQEGEELMTECGDGSSLRKHRSELRREKVQDLAETEELTELSKKSKGEISHLNAHMCQPGCELCDHEASHGTGRGPVRQRSQRLRGVETATRLEQESHQQQAAYRMEMELLRQQLRASQEKLLEAKASLSLARTRHVLQLQQAKAQMRNMVPKSQFEQVQSSLREEQCEARRLQENLRRQAEQACRQLASTQEEHERLLQAAAERAEGLERDLRSAEAVLAEKAARLKDAEAQLSGNTRSKLLIEDLHEGNRELAKALRVAELKQKCTEEKNQALEEQVLALKQLVREITPASLSG